The Glycine soja cultivar W05 chromosome 19, ASM419377v2, whole genome shotgun sequence genomic sequence aatataattttacgtatcccaataaaaaaaattatttttagcttGTTTACACATATCTCAAACACTAGTTATCagttgtctatttttaattaatgttttaaaaaaatcatttttttcttgtatcGAAATAAAAGTACGTATTcgattctctcctttttttttctgcgTCGGCAATAATGAAGTTGAAGTTCTGCAATcactgaaaaagaaaatggttgACGGTTGACTGATAAAAACATGAAAGAATGACCGAAGACAGTAACAAAAATGGATAGAACATAGAAGTGCGTGAGGTTGAAGCAAAAGAGTTGTGTTGTGTTTGAATAGGTTTAGGAAAGGGTTTTGCGGTGGTTACTGTCAATGGCGACGGCGGGGTTGTATCGACGCCTTCTTCCTTGTCCCCCCGCCGTCGAATTTGCTTCTTCACAAGGCAAGGTAAGCTACCTCTCTATAGTAtgagaatgaatgcaaatgggTAACATTTTACTTTGTTACATAGTATAAtgtgttttttgtttgattgaatTTCAGAAACTATTTCTTGAATCCATTCAGAATGGAACCATGGAAGGCTTCTACAAGTTGGTTTCCTATTTCCAAACGCAATCCGAGCCCGCCTTTTGCGGCCTCGCCAGCTTGTCCATGGTCCTCAATGCTCTTGCCATTGATCCTGGCAGAAAATGGAAAGGTACAAACAATTCATGCTTCCATCACTAACCTAATTAACCActgtaattaattatgaatcTTAGCTTGAATCATTGAATCAATTGTCCTGAGTTCTGTGATTCGTCTGCAGGTTCTTGGAGATGGTTTGATGAATCTATGTTGGACTGTTGTGAGCCTCTAGAAACGGTCAAGGCTAGAGGCATCACGTTTGGGAAGCTTGTGTGTTTAGCTCATTGTGCCGGAGCAAAAGTTGAAGCCTTTCATGCTAGCCATAGCAGCATCGATGATTTTCGTAAATATGTTATCAAGTGTTCGATGTCCGATGACTGTTACGTAATCTCATCGTACCACAGAGCTGCCCTCAAACAAGTATGTGCTATGGTTTGTGGAAGTTTGGCATAATAGGAAATATGAAAGTTTGATAgctgattaatttattttggtaGACACATTTGGTGCATATGCTTAATTCTAGATGGTTGAAGTGTAAACTTGACTTTGTTTTCATGACAGACGGGAATTGGTCACTTTTCTCCTATCGGAGGGTATCATGTTCGAAGGGACATGGCACTTATTTTGGACGTTGCACGATTTAAGTATCCTCCTCATTGGATCCCACTTAAACTTCTTTGGGAAGGCATGAATTATGTAGATGAGGATACTGGACAATCTAGGGGGTAAAGTTTCTTATTTTCTAATGGCCTACTGTTTTAGAATGTTACTGAAACCTGAGatcaacaaccacaaacaaGTATAGTCAAGGGTTGGTGCCAGTGAACACAAAGAACTGAGTGTTTTTCATACATAACAAGTAAGAAATTATGTAGCTAGGACTGTAGCTGGCCAAGTTAAGCAATAAGAAAACTAAAcactatctctctctctcttttttttacatAGTTTAAGTGATTTGCTCAACTTTTTTACCCTCTTTAGGTTCATGCTTGTATCAAGGCCTCACAGGGAACCTGGATTGCTTTACACTctggtatttttctttttgttcaatAATGAATTTCACATTTCAGGATGTAGTAAATAATGTTGGTGTGTGCATTAACTTGTTGgataatttctttatttgtgCACTTGTGTGTATGTGACTAGGTGCATGGATTCCTTCAATGTTGTGCATTATAAATTCTCTGTTTTTGTGATATGGTAAACTTGTTCTTAGGAGCATATTGATTTATTTCTAGTTAATGTTATCTTCTAGTGAGCAATTATCTTTCCTGTGAAGTGGAGTACAATTTACATTTCTGAATAGAGGAAATACCTTGTTTGTCCTCTTATTCCTGTGATTACAATGTTTTATTTGCAAATATCCATTCAGATACTTTCATGTTGTCACAATAGTTCTCTGTCAGTTGAATTAGAAATGCTAATAAGGATAATGCAATAGTTGAGTGAGGTTTAATTGGATATGCTTTATGTGTGGTACACTCATACAGAAGGTTGGAAAGTCAATTTGCACTATGTAGGTTGGGCCGTGTGTGTTTTAACTCGGATCTTATTTCATGCATTCCACTTCTTATTTTAACAATCCTATGAATTCTGAAATTAAGAGAATATAAGACGTCAATGTGTTTGCACGCGTGAGCTTGTGTGTGGAGTGTCATCACTGTCATGTTTGTGTTTTTCATTGTTTGCATTGGTATGGGTTGGGTGTAtcttgtgtgtgtttgtgtagtTTGTCACATTTGTGTTTTTCATTGTTTATGTTGGTACGGGTTATATGTATCTTGCAGAGCTGCAAACATGAGAGTTGGATTAATATTGCAAAATTCCTAATGGACGATGCTCCTCTTCTGTTAAAATCAGAGGATGCGAAAGACATCCATCAGGTTATTTCAATTATAGTCGCATCACTGCCATCTAATTTTGAAGAATTCATCAAGTGGATTTCAGAGATCAGGAGGCGAGAGGATGGTGGTCCAAGTTTAAGCGCAGAGGAGAAAGCAAGGCTTGCTATCAAGGTTTAATATGTCCAATCACTCCTTGTAACAATTCTCTCCTGCATTGTATATTCTATTTTGGTCTCAATAATCTCATAGTAACTTTTTTGTTATGCAGGAAGAGGTATTGAAACAGGTGCAGGAGACTGGGCTTTTCAAACATGTAGCTTCCTTTTTGGCAAGTTCTTGCAGCAGACAAGCATCAGGTGATGGAGACACATTACCTTTCATTGCTGCAAGTGTTTGTTGCCAAGGAGCAGAAATTTTAGGGGGGAAACCTAGCTCATCAGGGTATTGCTGTCGAGAGACATGTATGAAATGCT encodes the following:
- the LOC114398368 gene encoding glutathione gamma-glutamylcysteinyltransferase 1-like isoform X2 yields the protein MEGFYKLVSYFQTQSEPAFCGLASLSMVLNALAIDPGRKWKGSWRWFDESMLDCCEPLETVKARGITFGKLVCLAHCAGAKVEAFHASHSSIDDFRKYVIKCSMSDDCYVISSYHRAALKQTGIGHFSPIGGYHVRRDMALILDVARFKYPPHWIPLKLLWEGMNYVDEDTGQSRGFMLVSRPHREPGLLYTLSCKHESWINIAKFLMDDAPLLLKSEDAKDIHQVISIIVASLPSNFEEFIKWISEIRRREDGGPSLSAEEKARLAIKEEVLKQVQETGLFKHVASFLASSCSRQASGDGDTLPFIAASVCCQGAEILGGKPSSSGYCCRETCMKCWKAEDDKPITMVSGTVVNGNTEQGVDVLIPSSSGKLCCICSKSKYIRVHPASTDVLTVLLLSLPSTTWAGITDEQLLTEIHGLVSIENLPTLLQEEVLHLRHQLHLLKRCQEGKVDEDLGAPLS
- the LOC114398368 gene encoding glutathione gamma-glutamylcysteinyltransferase 1-like isoform X1, with translation MATAGLYRRLLPCPPAVEFASSQGKKLFLESIQNGTMEGFYKLVSYFQTQSEPAFCGLASLSMVLNALAIDPGRKWKGSWRWFDESMLDCCEPLETVKARGITFGKLVCLAHCAGAKVEAFHASHSSIDDFRKYVIKCSMSDDCYVISSYHRAALKQTGIGHFSPIGGYHVRRDMALILDVARFKYPPHWIPLKLLWEGMNYVDEDTGQSRGFMLVSRPHREPGLLYTLSCKHESWINIAKFLMDDAPLLLKSEDAKDIHQVISIIVASLPSNFEEFIKWISEIRRREDGGPSLSAEEKARLAIKEEVLKQVQETGLFKHVASFLASSCSRQASGDGDTLPFIAASVCCQGAEILGGKPSSSGYCCRETCMKCWKAEDDKPITMVSGTVVNGNTEQGVDVLIPSSSGKLCCICSKSKYIRVHPASTDVLTVLLLSLPSTTWAGITDEQLLTEIHGLVSIENLPTLLQEEVLHLRHQLHLLKRCQEGKVDEDLGAPLS